A part of Salvelinus alpinus chromosome 5, SLU_Salpinus.1, whole genome shotgun sequence genomic DNA contains:
- the LOC139576765 gene encoding transcriptional activator MN1-like, whose translation MFGLEQFGSQINSRNPGQSERNINQPRLNMSSHYKSPGFHAGGPPGAVEPGMGPLNEPPMLGLNMNMNGEQYGGFHPRGHSDMHAGSGLQQQQQQQGPMHGFFNNQQPHQGHPHGHQSHPHQHHPHFSGNFGGPDPASSCLHGGRLMGYNNNGMGPQQGFGEGFDPLAEGQAGDSFSQQQQQQQQQQRSSNMPEFQHHGPPSGNHAVPAPCLPLDQSPNRAASFHGLPSSSSSSSETHGLEPRRMPNQGAVEGLEYNFPSEPPTGHFDVPVFSPSESESQLPHFGPGRPVAGGSFPGNPAMARTPGIQGISKGHQQPPPQPQQPQPPPQHGVFFERFGNGRKMPVGMDPGVSARHTLMQQQQQAGLIARQNSCPPGLPRPPQSESGSTNTNMLDGGVMMPGQHNQFEYPIHRLENRGQHPYGDPMFNMQQPAPPPPAQQPPNQRLQHFDSPYMNMAKRPRFEFPNAQGGENCGTWGSGMHNAQGMENHLSPSAYPGLPGEFTPPVTDGFPPGPLQHAGPEQQSLQQRQNAAMMIKQMASRNQQQRMRQPSLQQLGHHGDVPPGPMVHGGPVGSMPQPNFDRENGGRMPNFEGQNPHITQENWFPGSHPPGEIMSRRMGGTGGEAGAHDMGLQQNGAGMMFRPGMNGMGMQEPMRIPGDGHVQALHSPRMHPQFGNNMGNLSQMQSPGAGVGHPNAPSDRRPADFPAGPSMGAQPTFPYGGTNRQGPPHSNPQGVNTSPGSYPAPSEFPPGQRSSVSKLGALSLGNFSKTSTKDNVFGQSCLAALSTACQNMIASLGAPNLNVTFNKKNQNEGKRKLSQTEQDINSSTANGTGSAGPEYFQSGTSQNSQMPGTGNSNIKPAGQNQTLQGEASALSPNYNMDATPCSEGKAATGNGRGRGRRKRDSGHVSPGIFFSSDSGNPVVSPGQQPPSAGVGERGGGTPHEKPLPSPSWGKGDDQMLGDQADLMSSLDSGIQSVTKSNSSSPHVDLPDDVSTHYVNEDEVSSSSDAGGAPVTKPNRSPHITVSPKLQRGEHGLMNGQKPLGMQGITNHTTSTPDSYGLSAGGGTVGNGVGHPGTPGMEQVRTPSSTSGQDEIHPLEILQAQIQLQRQQFSISEDQPLAMKNGKKSGDCPSQNEDNELASCSPDAGKGSMGTIDLDTLMAEQHATWYVPSDKAMMDGPDDDKAMAPWEKTKSQNNSKEESELSQSKAGVGVGAQGPGGGNGGSHLQCLSVHCTDELGDSKGRGGTVSSWRSLHSDISNRFGTFVAALT comes from the exons ATGTTTGGGCTGGAGCAGTTTGGTTCTCAGATTAATAGCAGAAACCCTGGCCAGTCAGAGAGAAACATAAACCAGCCAAGACTGAACATGAGCTCCCATTACAAAAGCCCTGGCTTTCATGCAGGAGGCCCGCCTGGTGCCGTGGAGCCGGGCATGGGCCCTCTGAACGAGCCTCCGATGCTTGGGCTCAATATGAACATGAACGGTGAGCAGTATGGTGGCTTTCATCCCAGGGGCCACTCAGACATGCATGCTGGCAGTGGActccagcagcaacagcagcagcaaggACCCATGCATGGATTTTTTAACAACCAGCAACCTCATCAAGGCCATCCCCATGGCCACCAGTCTCACCCTCATCAACACCATCCTCATTTCAGTGGGAACTTTGGAGGCCCAGACCCAGCCTCATCCTGCCTGCATGGTGGCAGGCTGATGGGCTACAACAACAACGGCATGGGGCCCCAGCAGGGGTTTGGAGAGGGGTTTGACCCCCTTGCTGAGGGCCAGGCAGGGGACAGCTtctcccagcagcagcagcagcagcaacagcagcaaagATCCAGTAACATGCCTGAGTTCCAGCACCACGGCCCCCCAAGCGGCAACCACGCTGTCCCTGCCCCCTGTCTACCCTTGGACCAGTCACCTAACCGGGCAGCATCCTTCCATGgtctgccctcctcctcctcttcctcctcggaGACCCATGGTCTGGAGCCTCGACGGATGCCCAATCAGGGTGCTGTGGAGGGATTAGAGTATAATTTCCCAAGCGAGCCCCCAACTGGACATTTTGACGTACCTGTATTTTCTCCATCAGAATCAGAGTCTCAGCTGCCCCACTTTGGGCCAGGAAGGCCGGTGGCCGGTGGCAGTTTCCCTGGAAACCCTGCCATGGCTCGGACACCGGGTATACAGGGCATCTCCAAAGGGCACCAGCAGCCACCCCCACAGCCCCAGCAGCCTCAGCCTCCCCCACAGCATGGAGTGTTTTTTGAGCGCTTTGGGAATGGCCGTAAGATGCCAGTGGGGATGGACCCGGGGGTCAGTGCCAGACACACTCtcatgcagcagcagcagcaggctggTTTGATAGCACGACAGAACTCATGCCCCCCAGGCCTCCCCCGGCCTCCCCAGTCTGAGTCGGGCTCCACCAACACCAACATGCTGGATGGTGGCGTCATGATGCCTGGCCAACACAACCAGTTTGAGTATCCTATTCACAGACTGGAAAATAGGGGCCAGCACCCCTATGGGGACCCCATGTTTAATATGCAACAGCCGGCTCCCCCTCCTCCCGCCCAACAGCCTCCGAATCAGAGGCTGCAACACTTTGACAGTCCTTATATGAACATGGCAAAAAGGCCCAGATTTGAGTTCCCTAACGCACAGGGAGGAGAGAATTGTGGCACGTGGGGTAGTGGCATGCACAATGCGCAGGGCATGGAgaaccatctctctccctcggcCTACCCTGGCCTTCCTGGTGAGTTCACCCCACCTGTAACAGACGGTTTCCCCCCGGGTCCACTCCAGCATGCCGGGCCTGAGCAGCAGTCTCTGCAACAGCGGCAGAACGCGGCCATGATGATCAAGCAGATGGCCTCTCGGAACCAGCAGCAGAGGATGAGGCAGCCCAGCCTGCAGCAGCTAGGTCACCACGGCGACGTGCCTCCGGGCCCCATGGTTCATGGAGGCCCAGTGGGGAGCATGCCTCAGCCCAACTTTGACAGGGAGAATGGAGGCAGGATGCCGAACTTTGAGGGTCAGAACCCTCATATAACTCAGGAGAACTGGTTCCCCGGGTCCCACCCACCAGGAGAGATCATGTCACGGCGTATGGGGGGAACGGGCGGGGAGGCTGGGGCCCACGACATGGGGCTGCAGCAGAACGGAGCTGGTATGATGTTCAGGCCGGGCATGAATGGGATGGGCATGCAGGAGCCAATGAGGATACCTGGAGATGGGCATGTACAGGCCCTCCACTCCCCTCGCATGCACCCCCAGTTTGGCAACAACATGGGCAACCTCTCCCAAATGCAGTCCCCCGGAGCTGGAGTAGGACACCCCAACGCACCATCAGATAGGCGGCCAGCAGACTTCCCCGCCGGGCCTTCCATGGGAGCTCAACCAACATTTCCTTACGGAGGGACAAACCGTCAAGGGCCACCACATAGCAATCCCCAGGGGGTGAACACCTCACCAGGGAGCTACCCTGCTCCATCTGAGTTCCCCCCAGGCCAGCGGTCCTCTGTCAGTAAGCTTGGGGCACTCTCCCTGGGGAACTTTAGCAAAACCAGCACTAAAGACAATGTTTTCGGGCAGAGCTGCCTGGCGGCCCTTTCCACAGCCTGCCAGAACATGATAGCTAGTCTAGGGGCCCCCAACCTAAACGTAACATTCAACAAGAAGAACCAAAATGAGGGCAAGCGAAAACTGAGTCAGACGGAGCAGGACATTAATAGCAGCACAGCTAACGGGACTGGCAGTGCTGGTCCTGAGTATTTTCAGAGCGGCACTTCCCAGAACAGCCAGATGCCTGGCACTGGGAACAGCAACATAAAGCCTGCAGGTCAAAACCAGACGCTGCAGGGGGAAGCCAGTGCCCTCTCCCCAAATTACAACATGGACGCTACCCCATGCAGTGAGGGGAAAGCAGCAACAgggaatgggagagggagagggaggagaaaaaggGACAGCGGGCATGTGAGCCCTGGGATCTTTTTTTCCTCTGACAGCGGAAACCCTGTTGTAAGTCCAGGCCAGCAACCCCCTTCAGCTGGCgttggggagaggggtgggggtacGCCCCATGAGAAACCCCTCCCGTCCCCCTCCTGGGGAAAGGGAGATGACCAGATGCTGGGGGACCAGGCAGACCTGATGTCTTCTCTGGACAGTGGCATTCAGAGTGTCACCAAATCTAACAGTAGCTCACCGCACGTGGACCTTCCTGACGATGTCAGCACCCACTACGTCAATGAGGATGAGGTGTCCTCTAGCTCAGATGCAGGAGGTGCTCCTGTCACCAAGCCCAACCGCAGTCCGCACATCACCGTCTCACCCAAGCTGCAGAGGGGGGAACATGGCCTGATGAATGGGCAGAAGCCCCTAGGCATGCAGGGCATCACCAATCACACTACCTCGACACCCGACAGCTATGGACTGAGTGCTGGTGGGGGCACGGTGGGCAACGGAGTCGGTCACCCAGGCACACCTGGGATGGAGCAGGTACGCACCCCATCCAGCACCTCTGGCCAGGACGAGATCCATCCTCTGGAGATACTGCAGGCCCAGATTCAGCTGCAGCGGCAGCAGTTCAGCATCTCAGAGGACCAGCCCCTGGCCATGAAGAATGGTAAAAAGAGTGGCGACTGTCCCTCACAGAATGAAGACAATGAGCTGGCGAGCTGCAGCCCGGATGCTGGGAAGGGCTCAATGGGCACTATTGACCTTGACACTCTGATGGCAGAGCAGCACGCCACCTGGTATGTGCCCAGCGACAAGGCCATGATGGATGGGCCAGATGATGACAAGGCCATGGCACCCTGGGAAAAAACTAagagccagaataacagcaaagaag AGTCGGAGCTGTCTCAGAGTAAGGCTGGAGTAGGGGTGGGGGCCCAGGGGCCCGGAGGGGGCAATGGGGGGAGCCACCTGCAGTGCCTGTCCGTCCACTGCACAGATGAGCTCGGGGACAGTAAGGGCCGAGGGGGGACCGTCTCCTCCTGGCGCTCCCTGCACTCCGACATCTCCAACCGCTTTGGGACCTTTGTGGCGGCCCTGACCTGA